A stretch of the Manis pentadactyla isolate mManPen7 chromosome 16, mManPen7.hap1, whole genome shotgun sequence genome encodes the following:
- the SERPINB1 gene encoding leukocyte elastase inhibitor — translation MEQLSTAITHFALDLFRVLNENNPTGNIFISPLNISSALAMIFLGTRGNTAEQMSKTLYFNTVEEINSRFQSLNADINKRGTSYVLKLANRLYGEKTYNFLPEFLTSIQKMYGAELASVDFQQAFEDARKTINEWVKGQTEGKIPELLTPDTVDSTTVLVLVSAIYFKGKWHEQFMEKATANAPFRLNKKDTKTVKMMYQKKKFPFRHIQDLKCRVLELPYQGKELSMIILLPDDIEDESTGLRKIEEQLTLEKLQEWTKPENLDYTEVNVHLPRFKLEESYDLKFHLNRLGVHDLFNSGAADLSGMSGARNLFISKIVHKSFVEVNEEGTEAAAATAGIATFTMLMHEENFVADHPFLFFIRHNSSANILFLGKFSSP, via the exons ATGGAGCAGTTGAGCACAGCAATCACCCATTTTGCGTTGGACCTGTTCCGAGTTTTGAATGAAAACAATCCTACGGGAAACATCTTCATCTCCCCCTTAAACATTTCATCAGCCCTGGCCATGATCTTTCTGGGGACCCGAGGCAACACTGCAGAACAGATGTCCAAG acTCTTTACTTCAATACCGTTGAGGAGATTAATTCCAGATTTCAGAGTCTGAATGCTGATATCAACAAACGTGGAACTTCCTATGTTCTGAAACTTGCAAATAGGTTGTATGGAGAGAAAACCTATAATTTCCTTCCT gagttCTTGACTTCAATTCAGAAAATGTATGGTGCCGAATTAGCCAGTGTGGATTTTCAGCAAGCCTTTGAAGATGCAAGGAAGACTATAAATGAGTGGGTCAAAGGGCAGACAGAAG GGAAAATTCCAGAACTGTTGACTCCAGATACGGTCGATAGCACGACTGTACTTGTGCTAGTGAGCGCCATCTATTTCAAAGGGAAGTGGCATGAGCAGTTCATGGAAAAGGCCACTGCCAATGCACCGTTTAGGCTGAATAAG AAAGACACAAAAACAGTGAAAATGATGTATCAGAAGAAGAAGTTTCCATTCCGCCACATCCAGGACCTTAAGTGTCGTGTGCTGGAGCTGCCGTACCAAGGCAAGGAGCTCAGCATGATTATCCTGCTGCCAGATGACATCGAGGATGAGTCCACGGGTCTGAGGAAG ATTGAGGAACAGTTGACTTTGGAAAAACTGCAAGAGTGGACCAAGCCTGAGAATCTGGATTATACTGAAGTCAATGTCCATTTGCCTAGGTTCAAGCTGGAAGAAAGCTACGATCTCAAATTCCACCTAAACCGCCTGGGTGTACACGATCTCTTTAATAGTGGCGCGGCTGATTTGTCTGGAATGTCAGGGGCCAGAAATCTTTTTATCTCGAAAATTGTCCACAAGTCCTTTGTAGAAGTGAATGAGGAGGGCACAGAGGCGGCAGCTGCGACAGCGGGCATAGCCACCTTCACCATGCTGATGCACGAAGAAAATTTTGTTGCTGACCAtccattccttttctttattcGGCACAATTCCTCAGCTAACATCCTGTTCTTAGGCAAATTTTCTTCCCCTTAG